A genomic stretch from Gemmatimonadaceae bacterium includes:
- the accB gene encoding acetyl-CoA carboxylase biotin carboxyl carrier protein: MIDLRYVKKLLDMIDASSANSIEITSDKGLKIRISKGQRAPVQIAAPMQAAAAAPAAPAPAAPPESPAKAAEAAKSRYLEVKSPMVGTYYAAPEPGAKPYLSVGDRISKGQILCIIEAMKIMNEIESEFDGVVKEMLAKNSHPVEYGQVLLRIDPNG, translated from the coding sequence ATGATCGACCTGCGCTACGTGAAGAAGCTTCTCGACATGATTGACGCCTCGTCGGCGAATTCGATCGAGATCACATCGGACAAGGGTCTGAAGATCCGCATCTCGAAGGGGCAGCGCGCGCCCGTGCAGATCGCCGCGCCGATGCAGGCGGCGGCGGCTGCACCCGCTGCACCCGCACCCGCGGCTCCTCCTGAGTCGCCGGCGAAGGCCGCGGAAGCCGCCAAGTCGCGCTATCTGGAAGTGAAGTCTCCAATGGTCGGCACCTACTATGCCGCCCCGGAGCCCGGCGCAAAGCCGTATCTGAGCGTCGGTGACAGAATCTCCAAGGGCCAGATCCTCTGCATCATCGAAGCGATGAAGATCATGAACGAGATCGAATCGGAATTCGATGGTGTCGTGAAGGAGATGCTCGCCAAGAACTCGCATCCTGTCGAATACGGACAGGTGCTTCTCCGGATAGACCCAAATGGCTAA
- a CDS encoding type IV pilus twitching motility protein PilT, with protein sequence MANTPAEGITSAEPLFDYHNVLRQMLEQKASDLHLKVGCAPTLRVNGELRNLPMAPMRSDDMKTLAEQIMPPKRQKEFAEMKEADFALGVPGIGRFRVNAYQQRGTIAYAFRIVPFQASTIAELNLPPVVEQIAAKPRGLVLVTGITGSGKSTALAAMIQHINQNRNANIITIEDPIEFLHRDNKAHINQREVGTDTASFAQALRRVLRQDPDILLVGEIRDLDTLDTAMKAADTGHLVFSTLHTTDATQTLNRVLSFYQPHQQSEVRFLLASALEAVISLRLVPRADKPGRVPAAEILMNTAAVRDNIRDMSRSLNIPELIAEGTVQYGMQSFDQSLMNWYKKGVISYENAIYYATNPSEFALRIQGVASASDTKWDNITQDVTT encoded by the coding sequence ATGGCTAACACTCCCGCTGAAGGAATCACCTCTGCCGAGCCGCTGTTCGACTACCACAACGTCCTGCGCCAGATGCTCGAGCAGAAAGCCTCCGACCTTCACCTCAAGGTCGGATGTGCGCCGACTCTCCGGGTAAACGGCGAGCTGCGCAATCTGCCGATGGCGCCGATGCGCTCGGACGACATGAAGACGCTCGCCGAACAGATCATGCCGCCCAAGCGCCAGAAGGAATTCGCGGAGATGAAGGAAGCGGATTTCGCCCTCGGCGTTCCCGGCATCGGCCGGTTCCGTGTCAACGCATACCAGCAGCGCGGAACCATCGCCTACGCATTTCGAATTGTCCCGTTCCAGGCGAGCACCATCGCCGAGCTGAATCTGCCGCCCGTCGTGGAGCAGATCGCAGCCAAGCCGCGCGGGCTCGTTCTCGTCACCGGAATCACCGGCTCCGGAAAATCAACCGCCCTGGCGGCGATGATCCAGCACATCAACCAGAACCGTAACGCGAACATCATCACGATCGAGGACCCGATCGAGTTCCTCCATCGCGACAACAAGGCGCACATCAACCAGCGCGAAGTCGGCACCGATACCGCCAGCTTCGCGCAGGCGCTGCGACGCGTGCTCCGTCAGGATCCCGACATCCTGCTGGTGGGAGAGATCCGCGACCTCGACACCCTGGACACGGCGATGAAGGCCGCCGACACGGGCCACCTCGTGTTCTCCACGCTCCACACGACGGATGCGACGCAGACGCTCAACCGCGTGCTGTCGTTCTATCAGCCGCACCAGCAGTCGGAGGTTCGTTTCCTTCTCGCGAGCGCGCTCGAGGCCGTCATCTCCCTTCGCCTCGTGCCACGGGCCGACAAACCGGGGCGCGTGCCTGCCGCCGAGATTCTCATGAACACCGCGGCGGTACGCGACAACATCCGCGACATGTCCAGGTCGCTCAACATTCCGGAACTGATCGCCGAAGGTACCGTGCAGTACGGAATGCAGAGCTTCGACCAGTCGCTGATGAACTGGTACAAGAAGGGCGTGATCTCGTACGAGAACGCGATATACTACGCCACCAATCCGAGCGAATTCGCGCTGCGCATTCAGGGCGTCGCCAGCGCCAGCGATACGAAGTGGGATAACATCACCCAGGACGTGACGACCTGA
- a CDS encoding aminopeptidase P family protein yields MADRRRDRLATLGARLAAEKVDALLLTSLPNIRYLTGFSGTSALALATASDIRLITDFRYETQVADEVGDTAKVRIEPVSLWTGLWDLLQRIPSIEVIGFESAHLYHRDFQRLLADGSRWQWRPQINMVEALRESKDEDEVALIAEAARIATDALSRTIPLVTAGQTELEIAGILEKALRDEGSEEAPFAPIVASGPRSALPHARASSRTIETGDFLLLDFGAQHRGYCSDVTRTFVIGVPTAEQREVYEVVRDANHIASHSVRAGMTGMAADALARSYIERCGHGEAFGHSLGHGLGLEVHESPRLARTAEATLVAGAVVTIEPGIYRPGWGGVRIEDDVHLSAIGPQILTNFSRELIEVA; encoded by the coding sequence GTGGCTGATCGCCGCCGGGACCGACTCGCCACCCTCGGCGCCCGCCTCGCCGCCGAAAAGGTGGATGCACTGTTGCTCACGAGCCTGCCGAATATTCGTTATCTCACCGGATTCTCCGGCACGAGCGCCCTCGCCCTCGCCACTGCATCTGACATTCGTCTGATCACCGATTTCCGGTACGAGACACAGGTGGCGGACGAAGTCGGAGACACGGCGAAGGTTCGCATCGAGCCGGTCAGTCTGTGGACCGGCCTCTGGGACCTGCTGCAGAGGATTCCGTCCATCGAAGTAATCGGCTTCGAGTCGGCGCATCTGTATCATCGCGACTTTCAACGGTTGCTTGCTGACGGATCGCGTTGGCAGTGGAGGCCGCAGATCAACATGGTGGAAGCGCTGCGCGAGTCGAAGGACGAGGATGAGGTCGCGCTCATCGCCGAGGCGGCTCGTATCGCCACGGACGCGCTTTCCCGCACGATACCTCTCGTCACCGCCGGGCAGACCGAGCTCGAGATCGCCGGAATTCTCGAGAAGGCACTCCGCGACGAAGGCAGCGAAGAGGCGCCGTTCGCGCCGATCGTCGCTTCCGGTCCCCGTTCCGCACTTCCGCACGCGCGCGCATCGTCGCGCACTATCGAGACGGGGGACTTTCTTCTCCTCGATTTCGGCGCCCAGCACAGGGGTTACTGCTCCGACGTGACCCGTACTTTCGTCATCGGCGTTCCGACGGCAGAGCAACGCGAGGTCTACGAGGTCGTGCGGGACGCGAACCATATCGCGTCCCATTCGGTCAGGGCTGGAATGACGGGAATGGCTGCCGACGCGCTCGCTCGGAGCTACATTGAGCGCTGCGGGCACGGCGAGGCCTTCGGCCACAGCCTCGGTCACGGGCTGGGGCTGGAGGTGCACGAGTCTCCGCGCCTCGCCCGTACCGCCGAAGCGACGCTGGTCGCCGGCGCGGTGGTGACGATCGAGCCAGGTATTTACCGGCCAGGGTGGGGAGGAGTCCGTATTGAGGATGACGTCCATCTCTCAGCGATTGGTCCGCAGATCCTTACGAATTTTTCCCGGGAACTAATAGAGGTCGCATGA
- the aroQ gene encoding type II 3-dehydroquinate dehydratase has translation MAGRSGGVVRIAVINGPNLNLLGLREPSLYGTTTLAQINERLREVGAEIGAELSFTQLNGEGEIVEAVHALRGKADGALVNAGAYSHTSLAIRDALAGVAVPFVEVHMTNIYAREPERRRSALADAAVAVVCGFGADSYELALRGLVKKLQTSG, from the coding sequence ATGGCTGGACGGTCTGGCGGAGTCGTGAGAATCGCCGTCATCAACGGCCCCAACCTCAATCTTCTCGGCCTTCGCGAGCCATCGCTTTACGGAACCACGACGCTGGCTCAGATCAACGAGCGATTGAGGGAAGTCGGCGCTGAGATCGGCGCCGAGCTGTCGTTCACACAACTGAACGGAGAAGGGGAGATTGTAGAGGCCGTACATGCTCTCCGCGGAAAGGCAGATGGCGCACTCGTCAACGCCGGCGCGTACTCTCACACCAGTCTCGCCATCCGCGACGCGCTCGCTGGAGTGGCCGTGCCGTTCGTCGAAGTTCACATGACGAACATCTACGCTCGCGAGCCCGAGCGTCGCCGGTCGGCACTGGCCGATGCGGCGGTCGCCGTGGTGTGCGGATTCGGCGCCGACAGTTACGAGCTCGCCCTTCGCGGCCTCGTGAAGAAACTGCAGACCAGTGGCTGA